One region of Exiguobacterium acetylicum genomic DNA includes:
- the mutL gene encoding DNA mismatch repair endonuclease MutL, with translation MGIIRELSDSLANRIAAGEVVERPASVVKELVENALDAGATQIDVELEEAGMKRMTIRDNGHGFYPDDAELAFVRHATSKIKDEHDLFRIKTLGFRGEALASIASVSKVTLKTKREDAEGIQVTLEYGTVVERTPAAMNRGTELTVEHLFFNTPARLKYLKTTHTELAAITDVLNRMAFAHPDVKLRATHEGKTLIQTNGSGDVRQALASVYGHQTIQGTLVAKGANADYQLTCHLVKPEVTRASKNYITLILNGRSVKNFALTQAVLNGYHTLLPIGRYPIAVIEVTMDPLLIDVNVHPAKREVRLSKEMELCQLIQETIKMTLSRETLIPKVTPPKPKKDPSSQEKLDFSYVAEPVEETSSRAVWNYPIPKKPQEDDRPPVEKSLPFSNEDDLFEPIEPVKQEFTEPIEEPVARPRFPHLDVIGQLHSSYIVCAGEDGMYMIDQHAAQERIKYETYKVMFGRPPEQRQQLLLPYTFEISSDDMKRMEEVLPLLKDVGIEFEAFGPQSFIVREVPTWFPSHRQEETIQELLDEALMKRKIDLETYREDAAIMMACKKSIKANHPLNDEMMRRLIDDLAKTEMPFTCPHGRPVIIEWTTYELEKLFKRVM, from the coding sequence GTGGGAATCATTCGTGAATTATCCGATAGTTTAGCGAACCGGATCGCGGCGGGAGAAGTCGTCGAACGACCAGCATCGGTCGTCAAGGAACTGGTCGAGAACGCACTTGATGCCGGTGCGACCCAAATCGATGTCGAACTCGAAGAAGCCGGGATGAAACGGATGACGATCCGCGACAACGGACACGGGTTTTACCCGGATGACGCTGAACTGGCTTTCGTCCGTCACGCGACGAGTAAGATTAAGGATGAGCATGACTTGTTCCGAATCAAGACACTTGGTTTTCGCGGAGAGGCACTTGCCTCGATCGCGTCCGTCAGTAAAGTGACATTGAAGACGAAACGTGAGGACGCGGAAGGAATTCAAGTGACGCTTGAGTACGGGACGGTCGTTGAACGGACACCAGCAGCAATGAACCGGGGAACGGAATTGACGGTCGAGCATCTCTTCTTCAATACACCGGCACGGCTGAAGTATTTGAAGACGACGCATACAGAACTTGCGGCGATCACAGACGTGCTGAACCGAATGGCGTTCGCTCATCCAGACGTCAAGCTTCGGGCTACCCATGAAGGGAAGACATTGATCCAGACGAACGGATCAGGAGACGTCCGGCAAGCACTGGCAAGTGTCTACGGTCATCAAACGATCCAAGGAACGTTGGTCGCCAAGGGCGCGAATGCCGATTATCAATTGACGTGTCATCTCGTCAAACCGGAAGTGACCCGTGCCTCGAAGAATTACATCACGTTGATTCTCAATGGACGTTCGGTCAAAAACTTCGCTCTGACGCAAGCGGTCTTGAACGGTTACCATACGCTCTTACCGATCGGGCGGTATCCGATTGCGGTCATCGAGGTGACGATGGATCCACTCCTGATCGACGTCAACGTCCATCCGGCGAAACGGGAAGTCCGTCTTTCAAAAGAGATGGAGCTGTGCCAGTTGATCCAGGAGACGATCAAGATGACGCTCAGCCGAGAGACGCTGATTCCGAAAGTGACGCCACCGAAACCAAAAAAAGATCCGAGTAGCCAGGAAAAACTCGATTTTTCTTATGTCGCTGAACCGGTCGAAGAAACGTCATCGCGAGCGGTCTGGAATTATCCGATTCCGAAAAAGCCGCAAGAAGACGATCGACCACCTGTCGAGAAATCATTACCTTTTAGCAACGAGGATGATCTATTCGAGCCCATCGAGCCGGTCAAGCAGGAGTTTACTGAACCGATTGAGGAACCAGTCGCGCGTCCGCGCTTTCCGCATCTCGACGTCATCGGTCAACTCCATTCGTCTTATATCGTCTGTGCCGGGGAAGACGGGATGTATATGATTGATCAACATGCAGCACAGGAACGAATCAAATACGAGACGTATAAGGTCATGTTCGGTCGACCACCGGAACAACGACAGCAATTGCTCTTACCGTATACGTTTGAAATCTCGTCGGATGACATGAAACGGATGGAGGAAGTCCTTCCGTTGTTAAAAGACGTCGGTATCGAGTTCGAAGCATTTGGTCCACAAAGCTTCATCGTCCGAGAAGTTCCGACGTGGTTCCCGTCCCATCGACAGGAAGAGACGATTCAGGAATTACTCGATGAAGCCTTGATGAAGCGAAAAATCGATCTCGAGACGTATCGGGAAGATGCCGCCATCATGATGGCATGTAAAAAATCCATCAAGGCAAATCATCCGTTGAACGATGAGATGATGCGCCGGTTGATTGACGATCTAGCGAAAACGGAAATGCCGTTCACGTGTCCACACGGACGTCCGGTCATCATCGAATGGACGACGTATGAACTTGAGAAGTTATTCAAACGGGTCATGTGA
- a CDS encoding AAA family ATPase: MIIWINGTFGVGKTTAAKGLQKRWSRSYIFDPEETGYFLRAQLPENKDDFQDEPLWRTFNRQLLEQLDTEDARIIVPMTLTNPAYFQEIIGMLRANGHDVRHIALMAKETTVKRRLISRFERPNSWGGQQAEQRLRQLSDPLFSQQIETDDLTKRQVIDAIALVTGIGLSPARS; encoded by the coding sequence ATGATCATTTGGATTAACGGTACGTTTGGCGTCGGAAAGACGACAGCAGCAAAAGGATTACAAAAGCGTTGGAGCAGATCATACATTTTTGACCCGGAAGAGACAGGCTATTTCTTACGGGCACAACTGCCGGAAAACAAGGACGATTTTCAGGATGAGCCGTTGTGGCGCACGTTTAATCGACAGCTCCTCGAACAGCTCGATACGGAAGATGCGCGAATCATCGTGCCGATGACCTTGACGAATCCAGCGTACTTTCAGGAAATCATCGGGATGTTACGAGCGAACGGTCATGACGTCCGTCATATCGCCCTGATGGCGAAGGAGACGACTGTCAAACGCCGCCTGATCAGCCGCTTTGAGCGTCCAAACTCGTGGGGAGGTCAACAAGCGGAACAACGACTACGGCAATTATCCGATCCGCTGTTCAGTCAACAGATCGAGACGGATGATCTGACGAAAAGGCAAGTCATTGATGCGATTGCTCTCGTGACCGGGATTGGACTCTCGCCTGCCCGATCGTAA
- a CDS encoding phytoene desaturase family protein, translated as MKQVVIVGGGIAGLTAAALIAQEGHAVTVLEGSREWGGSAGKFTRRDLTYPVGATLGMGFEPGGIHARVLDHLGVTHQVEPLDVVMTIRIEGRLIHYYQHRDAFLTELTSHFPEQASSIRAFFAEIEQIHEAIRPLMAELPALPLQDLADVRRLVRHTKSVVLLPYFPLTIGHLLRKHRLADTLFAQVIDGILLDSMQTGQEASALLGAVALSIYHEGAYYVPGGLYRLAEQLKETAEASGATCLLGRKVTSIRKTPDGFLIEDRRGRLTLADAVICAVPLEGIREVVSADMRRTLRRTYQRQEKLQQWATFTYYAAIPESIILSDEAFRQVHDPSLPSGHAFISLSRPDDRLRAPAGQRTLTMSCHVPIGTFDKTDRKRYDEQVETMSAIFEAILEQQFPGFSQQAIERHPGGPGAWVRYTFRPDGGVGGYPQRPSTSLLFAAPFRTGIDHFFAIGDTIFPGAGTIGATTSAIHAARQFDVRL; from the coding sequence ATGAAACAGGTCGTCATCGTCGGCGGAGGAATTGCCGGTCTAACGGCTGCGGCATTGATCGCACAAGAAGGACATGCTGTCACGGTACTTGAAGGAAGCCGTGAATGGGGAGGATCAGCCGGGAAGTTCACGCGCCGGGACTTGACGTATCCCGTTGGAGCGACCCTTGGGATGGGATTTGAACCAGGTGGCATTCATGCCCGTGTGCTCGATCATCTCGGAGTGACGCACCAAGTCGAGCCACTCGACGTCGTCATGACGATTCGCATCGAAGGACGATTGATTCATTATTATCAACATCGTGATGCGTTTCTAACCGAATTGACCTCACATTTTCCGGAGCAGGCATCGTCGATTCGGGCATTCTTTGCTGAAATCGAGCAGATACACGAGGCAATTCGTCCACTGATGGCAGAACTGCCGGCATTGCCACTTCAAGATTTAGCCGACGTCCGGAGGTTAGTTCGTCACACGAAAAGTGTCGTCCTCTTACCATATTTTCCGCTGACGATTGGTCATCTGTTACGCAAACATCGACTAGCGGATACGTTGTTCGCACAAGTGATCGACGGGATCCTACTCGACAGCATGCAGACAGGGCAGGAAGCATCAGCTTTGCTAGGGGCAGTCGCCTTATCGATATATCATGAAGGTGCCTATTATGTTCCAGGTGGATTATACCGGCTGGCTGAGCAATTGAAAGAGACAGCCGAGGCGAGCGGGGCGACCTGTCTCCTTGGGCGAAAAGTCACGTCGATTCGTAAGACACCGGATGGATTTTTGATCGAAGACCGACGCGGGCGCTTGACGCTTGCTGATGCTGTCATCTGTGCGGTTCCGCTTGAAGGCATCCGGGAAGTCGTCAGCGCGGATATGCGACGAACGCTACGACGGACGTACCAGCGACAGGAAAAGCTACAGCAATGGGCGACCTTTACGTATTATGCGGCGATACCGGAGTCGATCATTTTGTCTGACGAAGCATTCCGGCAAGTCCATGACCCGTCCCTACCTTCAGGTCATGCCTTCATCTCTCTCTCTCGTCCGGATGACCGGTTACGTGCACCAGCCGGTCAGCGGACGCTGACGATGTCATGTCATGTTCCAATTGGTACGTTTGATAAGACGGACCGGAAACGCTACGACGAACAAGTCGAGACGATGTCGGCAATCTTCGAAGCCATTCTTGAACAACAGTTTCCGGGTTTCAGTCAACAGGCAATCGAACGCCATCCGGGTGGACCCGGTGCGTGGGTTCGCTATACGTTCCGTCCGGACGGTGGAGTCGGGGGATATCCGCAACGTCCGAGTACGAGTCTCTTGTTCGCAGCACCGTTTCGAACAGGCATCGATCACTTCTTTGCGATCGGCGACACGATCTTTCCGGGTGCCGGGACGATCGGGGCGACGACGTCTGCGATTCATGCCGCCCGACAGTTTGATGTCAGATTATGA
- a CDS encoding RicAFT regulatory complex protein RicA family protein — translation MWMYTDEQIIEKANEIAKMISETPEVERFKAAEANINGNEKVQKMMKQIKFLQKEAVNCQHYGKTEALARVEAKLDKLFTELDEMPVVQQFQETQEEVNGLLQYITVTISNGITDQIIEATDGDVLAGKTGSGMEAENKSGGCGY, via the coding sequence ATGTGGATGTATACAGATGAACAAATCATCGAAAAAGCCAATGAAATCGCCAAAATGATTTCAGAAACACCGGAAGTAGAACGATTTAAAGCGGCAGAAGCCAACATTAATGGAAATGAAAAAGTCCAAAAGATGATGAAACAAATCAAGTTCCTTCAAAAAGAGGCAGTCAACTGCCAACATTACGGCAAAACAGAAGCACTCGCACGTGTCGAAGCGAAGCTCGATAAATTGTTCACTGAGCTCGATGAGATGCCTGTCGTCCAACAGTTCCAAGAAACACAAGAAGAAGTCAACGGACTTCTCCAATACATCACGGTGACGATCTCGAACGGGATTACGGATCAAATCATCGAAGCGACGGACGGAGATGTTCTCGCTGGTAAGACAGGTAGCGGCATGGAAGCAGAAAACAAAAGCGGCGGTTGCGGCTACTAA
- a CDS encoding CidA/LrgA family protein has product MLSRVMRIIQIIAQIALIFCFSLSGDWVSETFQLPLPGNIIGLILLYVTLKSRLLPLVAVERGGTFLLFVMPLFFVPALSGIMDYTAFLRTSGLQVVLIVVVSSLLTLVGSAYIVDRLAHRKEAVTPHE; this is encoded by the coding sequence ATGCTTTCACGCGTTATGCGTATCATTCAAATTATTGCTCAAATTGCACTTATTTTTTGTTTTTCACTCAGTGGGGACTGGGTGAGCGAAACTTTCCAGTTACCGTTACCCGGTAATATCATCGGCTTGATTCTGCTGTACGTGACGTTAAAAAGTCGACTGCTTCCTCTCGTCGCTGTTGAACGGGGCGGAACCTTTCTACTGTTCGTCATGCCGTTATTCTTCGTTCCAGCACTGTCCGGAATCATGGATTATACGGCATTCCTTCGAACATCTGGTCTTCAAGTCGTGTTGATCGTCGTCGTCAGCAGCCTGCTGACGTTAGTCGGATCAGCGTATATCGTCGATCGCTTGGCACACCGGAAAGAGGCGGTGACCCCACATGAGTGA
- the mutS gene encoding DNA mismatch repair protein MutS, producing MEAVHNTPMMKQYFSIKADYPDAFLFYRLGDFYELFFEDAKKVAHELELTLTAKNGKNAEHPIPMCGVPHHAANGYIEQLIERGYKVALCDQVEDPKLTKGLVKREVIQVITPGTLMSALTEKENRYLVAVVEQDGRFGIARGDVSTGESALTSVATLDGVVKELSIILPREIIVTTEEHETALAHLRIPLTRSSRRETHPHGDRAIDTAQAEAFAVLYAYMHDTQKRALTHLQPAVVYEASDFMQLEPNTVKNLELVRSARTGDKKGSLLGLLDVTGTAMGGRMLKRWLEKPLLSERVITERLDAVEELLQHYFERQQLKDTLREVYDLERLVAKVGYGTASARDLVQLKSTLRLIPRIQSALEEMMSERLGQLSLGLDPHDELSDLLDRAFVEAPPISTKEGGMIKAGYSADLDELLVASKDGKTWLATLEASERAATGIKTLKIGYNRVFGYYIEVSRANAKLLPEGRYERKQTLANAERYITPELKEKEALILGAEEKSVTLEYDLFCGVRDEVKGHIESLQRVSRRIAELDVLVALAEIAETHDYVRPITTTGRTVDIQQGRHPVIETVLPRGEYVANGITLNEGREMLLITGPNMSGKSTYMRQFALIALLHQIGSFVPAAQAELPIFDQIFTRIGAADDLVSGQSTFMVEMVETQEALTRATDRSLILLDEIGRGTSTYDGMALAQAIVEHIARHVGAKTLFSTHYHELTVLEESIDRLANVHVRAVEQDGRVVFLHEVRDGKADQSYGIHVARLADLPDSLIERAQVLLSEFEQAEPVPVAAPVKAPVQEEPVDQLSLFSEADPLRETMASLDLINMTPLEALNTLYRLQAEARK from the coding sequence ATGGAAGCAGTACACAACACTCCGATGATGAAACAATACTTCTCGATCAAGGCGGACTATCCGGATGCCTTCTTGTTTTATCGGCTCGGAGATTTTTACGAATTATTCTTTGAGGATGCCAAAAAGGTCGCCCATGAGCTGGAGTTGACGCTGACGGCGAAAAACGGCAAGAACGCGGAACATCCGATTCCGATGTGCGGCGTGCCCCATCACGCAGCGAACGGCTACATCGAACAGTTGATCGAGCGTGGTTATAAAGTGGCACTTTGCGATCAAGTCGAGGATCCGAAGTTGACGAAAGGACTCGTCAAACGCGAAGTCATCCAAGTCATCACGCCGGGAACGTTGATGTCTGCCTTGACGGAAAAAGAGAATCGGTACTTAGTCGCGGTCGTCGAACAGGACGGTCGCTTTGGGATTGCTCGCGGAGATGTCTCGACCGGTGAGAGTGCCTTGACTAGCGTTGCGACACTCGACGGTGTGGTCAAGGAACTGAGCATCATCCTGCCACGGGAAATCATCGTCACGACAGAAGAACATGAGACAGCACTCGCACACTTACGGATTCCACTGACGCGTAGTTCACGGCGCGAGACGCATCCGCACGGCGACCGTGCGATTGATACAGCCCAAGCGGAAGCCTTTGCGGTCCTCTATGCCTACATGCACGATACACAAAAACGAGCGTTGACACATCTACAACCGGCTGTCGTCTATGAAGCGAGCGACTTCATGCAACTCGAGCCGAATACTGTCAAGAACCTCGAGCTCGTTCGCTCGGCACGGACAGGAGATAAAAAAGGTTCGTTGCTTGGTCTGCTTGACGTGACAGGTACAGCGATGGGCGGACGGATGCTGAAACGCTGGTTAGAAAAACCGTTGTTATCGGAACGTGTCATCACGGAACGGCTCGACGCCGTCGAGGAATTGTTGCAACACTATTTCGAGCGTCAACAACTAAAAGATACGTTACGCGAAGTCTATGATCTCGAGCGACTCGTCGCGAAAGTCGGGTATGGAACAGCGTCTGCGCGCGACCTCGTTCAATTGAAGTCGACGTTGCGATTGATTCCCCGCATTCAATCAGCGCTTGAAGAGATGATGAGTGAACGTCTCGGTCAACTCAGTCTTGGACTTGATCCGCACGATGAGTTGAGCGATCTACTCGATCGTGCGTTCGTTGAAGCCCCACCGATCTCAACGAAAGAGGGCGGAATGATTAAGGCTGGTTATTCAGCAGACCTCGACGAGTTACTCGTCGCTTCAAAAGACGGCAAGACATGGCTTGCGACACTTGAAGCCAGTGAACGGGCAGCAACCGGTATCAAGACGTTGAAGATCGGCTACAACCGCGTCTTCGGTTATTACATCGAGGTCTCACGTGCGAATGCCAAGCTGTTGCCGGAAGGACGGTATGAACGGAAGCAGACACTTGCCAATGCCGAACGTTATATCACACCGGAACTGAAGGAAAAAGAAGCGTTGATCCTTGGTGCGGAAGAGAAGAGTGTCACACTCGAGTACGATCTCTTCTGCGGGGTGCGCGATGAAGTCAAAGGACACATCGAAAGCTTACAACGGGTCAGTCGCCGGATCGCGGAACTCGACGTCCTCGTCGCACTGGCTGAGATTGCTGAGACGCATGACTACGTCCGACCAATCACGACGACAGGACGAACGGTTGATATTCAGCAAGGACGTCATCCGGTCATCGAGACAGTCTTACCGCGCGGTGAATATGTCGCGAACGGGATCACCTTAAACGAAGGACGCGAGATGCTCTTGATCACTGGACCGAACATGTCCGGTAAATCGACCTATATGCGACAATTCGCTTTGATTGCTCTATTGCACCAAATCGGCTCGTTCGTACCAGCTGCTCAAGCGGAACTGCCGATTTTCGATCAAATCTTCACCCGGATCGGGGCGGCAGACGACCTCGTCAGTGGACAGTCGACATTCATGGTCGAGATGGTCGAGACACAAGAAGCGTTGACGCGTGCAACGGACCGGTCGTTGATCCTGCTAGATGAAATCGGTCGCGGGACCTCGACGTACGACGGGATGGCACTCGCACAAGCGATCGTTGAACACATTGCCCGGCATGTCGGAGCGAAGACGCTATTTTCGACCCATTATCATGAATTGACGGTGCTCGAAGAATCGATTGATCGATTAGCGAATGTTCATGTCCGTGCCGTTGAACAAGATGGGCGTGTCGTCTTCTTGCATGAAGTACGCGACGGAAAAGCCGATCAATCGTACGGAATCCATGTCGCGCGGTTAGCTGATTTACCGGACAGCTTGATTGAGCGGGCGCAAGTCCTCTTGTCTGAGTTCGAGCAGGCTGAGCCTGTTCCGGTCGCAGCACCTGTCAAAGCTCCTGTTCAGGAGGAGCCGGTTGATCAACTCAGTCTGTTCTCAGAAGCGGATCCGCTACGCGAGACGATGGCGAGTCTTGATTTGATCAACATGACGCCACTCGAGGCATTGAATACGCTGTACCGTCTACAAGCCGAAGCAAGAAAGTGA
- a CDS encoding LrgB family protein: MSETLFWIILTVLLFSGAMFLYQRHPRVWTLPILTVTAVLIVILVYSGVSHAEYMQGGQYLSKMLGPAITAFAIPLYRVRHHVRRFLPEIGLGVLLGTCIAMSSDLLLGLLLHLERTTNLALLPKSVTLPVALAISQKAGGTTTLTAAFVLLTGLTGSIVGPKLMTGLKIRHFVSRGVGLASIAHVMGATKSMSLDQREGAVGLLTMVLTAVCASVIAPFLITWLYG; the protein is encoded by the coding sequence ATGAGTGAGACACTGTTCTGGATCATCCTGACCGTTCTATTATTCAGTGGTGCAATGTTTCTTTACCAACGTCATCCCCGTGTCTGGACGTTACCGATCCTGACGGTGACCGCTGTCCTGATCGTAATTCTCGTCTATAGCGGCGTCTCACATGCAGAATACATGCAAGGGGGACAATACTTGTCGAAGATGCTCGGTCCAGCGATCACGGCGTTTGCGATTCCACTTTACCGCGTCCGGCATCACGTCCGCCGTTTCTTACCGGAAATCGGACTTGGTGTGTTGCTTGGAACCTGTATTGCAATGAGTTCAGATCTGTTACTCGGTCTGTTGCTTCATCTCGAGCGGACGACGAACCTTGCCTTGTTACCGAAATCGGTCACGTTACCCGTTGCCTTAGCGATCTCACAAAAAGCGGGCGGGACGACGACGCTGACGGCAGCCTTCGTTTTATTGACCGGATTGACAGGATCCATCGTCGGACCAAAATTAATGACGGGCTTGAAGATTCGGCATTTCGTCAGCCGTGGAGTAGGCTTAGCATCGATTGCCCACGTCATGGGTGCGACAAAATCGATGAGTCTTGACCAACGCGAAGGGGCGGTCGGTCTGTTGACGATGGTCTTGACGGCCGTCTGTGCCAGCGTCATCGCACCGTTTTTAATCACATGGTTATATGGCTAA
- a CDS encoding DUF445 domain-containing protein: MSSLEQPKTSTRRLATVSLIFMAVGFVVSLPFKENAWVFWLQSGFEAGLVGGIADWFAITALFRHPLGLKIPHTNLLPKNRERVIESIVHMLETDLLNKESIVAKLQHMTLADRVIKILRSILVLPAFRATVTELLIGLIRKLPKEAILEFANTRVTETIKAYPSKRLAVRAMQLNEERRLDEWLMDQLLDYGQRLLEDPVIRDQIGRLAYTAMIDQEKNTFLRVTARTVQKVYSEEKLSLVIQGVLLTVIQDMRQVHHPNRLAILDHLRRNLAQLSIDEERLAKIDAWKASEVDRFDFVPVIERAYDAGLIELERYLTSDAFWTERAMPMLSRALDDWEQHPTFKDSSDQWMKEQLVRFVEQNHQKIGGLVRENLNRFDTETLIHMIEDKVGSDLQWIRVNGALCGFIIGLILGAIKVFVG; encoded by the coding sequence GTGTCATCACTTGAACAACCTAAAACATCGACACGGCGGCTTGCGACCGTCTCGTTGATTTTCATGGCGGTCGGATTCGTCGTCTCATTACCATTTAAAGAAAATGCGTGGGTCTTTTGGCTTCAGAGTGGTTTTGAAGCCGGACTCGTCGGTGGGATTGCCGACTGGTTCGCAATCACGGCGTTGTTCCGCCATCCGCTTGGCTTAAAGATTCCCCATACGAACCTGTTGCCGAAAAATCGGGAACGGGTCATCGAATCAATCGTTCATATGCTTGAGACGGACTTGCTTAATAAAGAGAGTATCGTCGCGAAACTCCAACACATGACGCTCGCAGATCGTGTCATCAAAATCTTACGTTCGATTCTCGTTCTGCCTGCATTTCGAGCGACCGTCACCGAGCTGTTGATTGGTTTAATACGGAAACTACCAAAAGAAGCGATTCTTGAGTTTGCCAATACACGGGTGACAGAGACGATCAAAGCGTATCCGTCTAAACGTCTGGCTGTCCGAGCGATGCAATTGAACGAGGAACGTCGCCTCGACGAGTGGCTGATGGACCAGTTACTCGATTATGGGCAACGTCTGCTCGAAGACCCCGTCATTCGCGATCAGATTGGGCGCCTTGCCTATACGGCGATGATCGATCAAGAAAAGAATACGTTCTTGCGGGTGACGGCGCGAACCGTCCAAAAAGTCTATTCAGAAGAGAAACTCAGTCTGGTCATTCAAGGTGTCTTGCTGACGGTCATTCAAGATATGCGACAAGTCCATCACCCGAATCGTTTAGCGATTCTTGATCATCTGCGTCGAAATCTGGCACAGTTGTCGATTGATGAAGAGCGTCTAGCGAAAATCGATGCTTGGAAGGCAAGCGAAGTCGACCGGTTTGACTTCGTTCCGGTCATTGAACGCGCGTATGATGCTGGTCTGATCGAACTCGAACGCTACTTGACGTCAGATGCCTTTTGGACGGAACGGGCGATGCCGATGCTTTCGCGCGCTTTGGACGACTGGGAACAGCATCCGACGTTCAAGGATAGCAGTGATCAATGGATGAAGGAGCAACTCGTTCGTTTCGTCGAACAAAATCACCAAAAAATCGGTGGACTCGTCCGCGAGAACTTAAACCGGTTCGATACGGAGACACTGATTCATATGATTGAGGATAAGGTCGGCAGTGACTTACAATGGATTCGGGTCAACGGAGCATTGTGTGGATTCATCATCGGTTTGATTCTCGGTGCGATCAAGGTGTTCGTCGGATGA
- a CDS encoding DNA-3-methyladenine glycosylase family protein yields the protein MSRWTYDVTLSEALDFKGIVSRLTEDPLQIEQDGRLVVPVFVNDQAYITTMEAIDGYTLRIDGSGPQTAVLTQLNRRFRLNEPNPAQRLKATSLHAIVERFGDERLVLDHSPFTALIRSIIHQQINLSFAHTLTERVFRTFGTVKDGIILPPTPRQLAAARREDLLALQLSGRKVDYLLGVATATIDYDALMSADDAEIAETLIALKGVGPWTVQNVLMFGYGRPDLFPASDIGILRAFERLLGYRPTVEEATRLAEEFAPVRSHAAYLLWRSIE from the coding sequence ATGAGCCGGTGGACATATGATGTGACGTTGTCGGAAGCATTGGATTTTAAAGGGATCGTGTCTCGTTTGACGGAAGACCCGTTACAAATCGAACAGGATGGGCGACTCGTCGTTCCAGTCTTCGTCAACGATCAGGCGTACATCACGACGATGGAAGCCATCGACGGTTACACGTTACGGATTGACGGTTCAGGACCGCAAACAGCAGTGTTGACGCAACTCAATCGGCGCTTTCGACTCAATGAGCCGAATCCTGCGCAGCGTCTCAAGGCGACGTCGTTACATGCGATCGTCGAACGATTCGGTGACGAACGACTCGTGCTTGATCATTCACCGTTCACGGCCTTGATTCGCTCGATCATTCATCAACAAATCAATCTGTCGTTTGCGCATACGTTGACGGAACGTGTCTTTCGAACATTCGGAACGGTCAAGGACGGAATCATTCTTCCGCCGACACCGCGTCAATTAGCGGCAGCGCGTCGCGAGGACTTGCTTGCTCTGCAACTTTCAGGACGTAAAGTCGATTATCTGCTTGGCGTAGCGACAGCAACGATTGATTATGATGCATTGATGTCAGCCGACGATGCAGAAATCGCTGAGACGTTGATTGCACTGAAAGGCGTCGGACCATGGACGGTCCAAAATGTCCTGATGTTCGGATACGGTCGTCCAGATTTGTTTCCGGCATCAGACATTGGGATATTACGGGCTTTCGAACGGTTGCTCGGTTACCGACCGACGGTGGAAGAAGCGACGCGACTGGCAGAGGAATTTGCCCCTGTCCGCAGTCACGCCGCCTATCTATTATGGCGTTCGATTGAATAA